A stretch of Prunus dulcis chromosome 6, ALMONDv2, whole genome shotgun sequence DNA encodes these proteins:
- the LOC117631560 gene encoding E3 ubiquitin-protein ligase RNFT1 → MEVPGGNLDSFRAASGNSSSRRYGMLSASNIIQAPLSALLEYSGLLRGRSNHQEAESLINGRSAAAFRDHHHSQLDQSPTTSNDGEVSIRIIGAGEQEHDREGAGLVVGQLREVTVPPNEVSAPPMAGVASVSLTTEEGQTDGRTDRSSGEGMPQSLNGSADGEGVDGAGSNGRDSSYQRYDIQQAARWIEQVLPFSLLLLVVFIRQHLQGFFVTIWIAAVMFKSNDILRKQTALKGERKVAVLIGISLAFALHVVGVYWWYQNDDLLYPLIMLPPKLIPPFWHAVFIIMVNDTLVRQAAMVLKCILLIYYKNSRGRNYRKQGQMLTLLEYLLLLYRALLPTPVWYRFFLNKEYGSLFSSLMTGLYLTFKLTSVVEKVQSFFAALKALSRKEVHYGAYATSEQVNAAGDLCAICQEKMHAPILLRCKHIFCEDCVSEWFERERTCPLCRALVKPADLRSFGDGSTSLFFQLF, encoded by the exons ATGGAAGTGCCGGGTGGCAATCTGGACTCGTTTAGAGCTGCTTCGGGAAATAGTAGTTCTAGAAGATATGGAATGTTATCCGCTTCCAATATCATTCAGGCACCACTTTCTGCCTTGTTGGAGTACTCGGGTCTTCTCCGTGGCCGCTCTAATCACCAAGAAGCTGAATCTTTAATTAACGGCCGTAGCGCTGCTGCTTTCCGGGATCACCATCATAGTCAGCTGGACCAATCTCCAACCACAAGCAACGACGGGGAGGTTTCCATTAGGATAATTGGTGCAGGGGAGCAGGAGCATGACAGGGAAGGCGCAGGGTTAGTAGTTGGACAGTTGAGGGAAGTTACTGTTCCCCCAAATGAGGTTTCTGCACCACCAATGGCAGGGGTGGCGTCTGTGTCATTGACAACAGAGGAGGGTCAGACAGATGGCAGAACAGATCGTAGTTCGGGAGAGGGCATGCCCCAATCGTTAAATGGAAGTGCTGATGGAGAAGGAGTTGATGGAGCTGGGTCTAATGGCAGAGATTCTTCTTACCAGAGATATGACATTCAGCAGGCTGCTAGGTGGATTGAGCAGGTCCTTCCCTTTTCTTTGCTTCTATTGGTGGTCTTCATCCGCCAGCATTTGCAGG GTTTCTTTGTTACAATTTGGATTGCTGCTGTTATGTTCAAGTCAAATGATATTCTAAGGAAACAGACAGCTTTGAAG GGAGAGAGGAAAGTCGCAGTTCTAATCGGCATCTCTCTTGCATTTGCATTGCACGTGGTTGGTGTTTACTGGTGGTATCAGAATGATGATCTGTTGTACCCTTTAATTATGCTTCCTCCTAAACTTATACCACCATTTTGGCACGCTGTTTTCATCATCATGGTGAATG ACACCCTGGTCCGGCAGGCAGCAATGGTGCTCAAGTGTATTCTATTAATATACTACAAAAACAGCAGAGGCCGAAACTATCGTAAGCAG GGTCAAATGCTTACTCTGCTTGAGTATTTACTGCTCTTGTACCGTGCCTTGTTGCCAACACCAGTGTGGTATCGTTTCTTCTTGAACAAAGAATATGGGAGTCTCTTTTCATCCCTAATGACAGGGTTATATTTGACTTTCAAGCTCACATCTGTTGTTGAGAAG GTGCAATCCTTCTTTGCTGCATTGAAGGCATTGTCACGTAAAGAGGTGCACTATGGGGCATATGCAACATCAGAACAG GTCAATGCAGCTGGCGATCTTTGTGCTATTTGCCAGGAGAAGATGCACGCTCCTATCCTACTTCGATGTAAACACATCTTTTGTGAGGACTGTGTATCAGAGTG GTTTGAGAGAGAACGGACGTGCCCATTGTGCAGAGCTTTGGTAAAACCTGCAGATCTTAGATCATTCGGCGATGGATCAACGAGTTTGTTTTTCCAGCTGTTCTGA